A portion of the Oscillospiraceae bacterium genome contains these proteins:
- a CDS encoding FMN-binding protein: MKYKNFLLRAVNLLLILGVLWQYQQVALVRAAAVSQRKQEIAEVEAYNASVLQAQSAAQAEQTQNGYRDGTYEGSAFGFGDVIRVSVTIRNGKMTDIAVLDASGEDKPYYKQALPLLDEMLAVQSAGVDTVSGATLTAEGLIGAVEDALGKAAG, from the coding sequence ATGAAATACAAGAATTTTCTTCTCCGGGCGGTGAACCTGCTGCTGATTCTGGGGGTACTATGGCAATACCAGCAGGTGGCGCTGGTCCGGGCAGCAGCGGTGAGCCAGCGCAAGCAGGAGATCGCTGAGGTGGAAGCCTACAATGCTTCCGTTTTGCAGGCGCAGAGCGCAGCGCAGGCAGAGCAGACCCAAAACGGCTACCGGGACGGCACCTATGAGGGCAGCGCCTTTGGTTTTGGCGATGTCATCCGGGTGTCGGTGACCATCCGGAACGGAAAAATGACTGATATTGCGGTGCTGGATGCCTCCGGCGAGGATAAGCCCTACTATAAGCAGGCGCTGCCTTTGCTGGACGAGATGCTGGCAGTACAGTCTGCCGGGGTGGATACCGTTTCCGGTGCCACCCTCACGGCAGAGGGACTCATCGGTGCAGTAGAGGACGCACTGGGAAAGGCGGCAGGATGA
- a CDS encoding 4Fe-4S binding protein — protein sequence MMDKTQTKPLTAAQQRQRDQKRRTWLRAGVQLFFFVSMPGAFVAGFSGVKQIFLHIGAGEVLTADSFTLSLLGLCGFTLLFDRFFCGYACAFGSLGDAVWALSGLLQKKLFHRKKQLRLPERAVLWGQKVKYLLLAGLVALYVTRQEKLLTGTSPWEVFSRLTALRLPPEGFGVGIVLFVLILLGMAVQPRFFCQFLCPMGAVFALLPVLPFARLHRQSDGCIPGCNACKQQCPVCLKLEESSLRSGECIACEACVGTCPKQNICRWDRTLCKSLWLPVLAKALLFFLLGCWLGFCRFI from the coding sequence ATGATGGATAAAACACAGACAAAGCCTTTAACTGCGGCGCAGCAGCGTCAGCGGGACCAAAAGCGCCGTACATGGCTGCGCGCCGGGGTACAGCTGTTCTTCTTTGTGTCCATGCCGGGCGCGTTCGTGGCCGGGTTTTCCGGGGTAAAGCAGATCTTTCTGCACATCGGTGCGGGCGAGGTGCTCACAGCGGACAGCTTCACGCTTTCTCTGCTGGGGCTGTGCGGCTTCACTTTGCTGTTCGACCGGTTTTTCTGCGGATACGCCTGCGCCTTTGGCAGCTTGGGCGATGCCGTCTGGGCGCTGTCCGGGCTACTCCAGAAAAAGCTGTTCCACCGCAAAAAGCAGCTCCGTCTGCCGGAGCGGGCGGTGCTTTGGGGGCAGAAGGTCAAATACCTGCTGCTGGCAGGGCTGGTGGCGCTGTATGTGACCCGGCAGGAAAAGCTGCTGACCGGCACAAGCCCGTGGGAGGTGTTTTCCCGCCTGACGGCTCTGCGTCTGCCGCCGGAGGGCTTCGGCGTAGGCATTGTGCTGTTTGTGCTCATCTTGCTGGGCATGGCAGTGCAGCCCCGGTTCTTTTGTCAGTTCCTCTGCCCTATGGGAGCAGTGTTCGCCCTGCTTCCGGTGCTGCCCTTTGCGCGGCTGCACCGGCAGAGCGATGGCTGCATCCCGGGTTGTAATGCCTGCAAGCAGCAGTGCCCGGTGTGCCTGAAGCTGGAGGAAAGCAGCCTGCGCAGCGGGGAGTGCATCGCCTGTGAAGCCTGCGTGGGCACCTGCCCTAAACAGAACATCTGCCGGTGGGATAGGACATTGTGCAAGAGCCTGTGGCTGCCGGTACTGGCGAAGGCGCTGCTCTTCTTCCTGCTGGGCTGCTGGCTGGGTTTCTGCCGGTTTATCTGA
- a CDS encoding methyltransferase domain-containing protein: MSFFENTRKPVGLGGKIMVAMMNFGHSAMAAWGLRFLQPAPDAMVLDCGCGGGANIKTLLKLCPKGKVQGIDYSAVSVEKARKVNAGAIAAGRCAVQQASVAELPFGPEQFEVVTAFETVYFWPELVQNFREVYRVLKPGGVFFICNEANGETAKDDKWTKIINGMTIYTDTALKAYLEQAGFCKIQSHKNKKGWLCVTAQK, translated from the coding sequence ATGTCCTTTTTTGAAAACACCCGCAAGCCCGTAGGTCTTGGCGGGAAGATCATGGTTGCCATGATGAACTTTGGCCACAGCGCAATGGCAGCGTGGGGGCTGCGTTTTTTGCAGCCTGCCCCGGATGCCATGGTGCTGGACTGCGGCTGCGGCGGCGGGGCGAACATCAAAACGCTGTTGAAGCTGTGCCCCAAAGGCAAGGTGCAGGGCATCGACTATTCGGCTGTCAGCGTGGAAAAAGCGCGAAAGGTCAATGCGGGTGCCATTGCGGCGGGACGGTGTGCCGTGCAGCAGGCAAGCGTGGCAGAACTGCCGTTTGGACCGGAGCAGTTTGAGGTAGTGACCGCCTTTGAAACGGTCTATTTCTGGCCGGAACTTGTGCAGAATTTCAGAGAGGTCTATCGGGTGCTGAAGCCCGGCGGGGTCTTTTTCATCTGCAATGAAGCAAACGGCGAAACCGCAAAAGACGACAAATGGACGAAGATCATCAATGGAATGACCATCTACACGGATACTGCCCTGAAAGCATATCTGGAGCAGGCAGGATTCTGTAAGATTCAGAGCCACAAAAATAAAAAGGGTTGGCTGTGCGTTACAGCACAGAAATGA
- a CDS encoding ZIP family metal transporter, producing MIQDAFWGILIPFLGTSLGAGCVFFLKKSLSDGIQRALTGFAAGVMVAASVWSLLIPAMEQAADLGRLAFFPAVVGFWLGILFLLLLDHLIPHLHQNSLQAEGPKSQLQRTTMMVLAVTLHNIPEGMAVGVVYAGYLAGTAQITAAGALALSLGIAIQNFPEGAIISMPLRAEGMKKARAFWGGVLSGIVEPIGAVLTILAAGIVVPALPYLLSFAAGAMLYVVVEELIPEMSQGQHSNVGTVFFAVGFSVMMVLDVALG from the coding sequence GTGATACAAGACGCATTCTGGGGGATCTTGATCCCCTTTCTGGGCACAAGTCTTGGGGCAGGCTGTGTATTCTTTTTGAAAAAGTCCCTAAGCGACGGCATCCAGCGTGCCCTCACCGGCTTTGCAGCCGGGGTCATGGTGGCGGCATCGGTTTGGAGTTTGCTGATCCCGGCCATGGAGCAGGCAGCAGATCTGGGCAGGCTGGCGTTTTTCCCGGCGGTGGTGGGTTTCTGGCTGGGTATCCTGTTTTTACTGCTGCTGGATCATCTCATTCCTCATCTGCACCAGAACAGTTTGCAGGCCGAAGGACCCAAAAGCCAGCTCCAGCGCACCACCATGATGGTTCTGGCGGTGACGCTGCACAACATCCCGGAGGGCATGGCAGTGGGCGTAGTCTATGCCGGATATCTTGCCGGAACCGCTCAGATCACCGCCGCCGGGGCGCTGGCACTTTCCCTTGGCATTGCCATCCAGAACTTCCCGGAGGGTGCCATCATCTCCATGCCCCTGCGGGCGGAGGGAATGAAAAAGGCCCGGGCGTTCTGGGGCGGCGTACTGTCCGGCATCGTAGAGCCGATCGGGGCAGTGCTGACGATTCTGGCGGCAGGCATCGTGGTGCCCGCTTTGCCCTATCTGCTCAGCTTTGCAGCCGGAGCCATGCTGTATGTTGTGGTGGAGGAACTGATCCCGGAAATGTCGCAAGGACAGCACTCCAACGTTGGCACCGTGTTTTTTGCGGTAGGCTTCAGCGTGATGATGGTGCTGGATGTGGCACTGGGGTGA
- a CDS encoding FMN-binding protein — MNKKRCKALLPLVQLLPAVAAAAAVLFALPRTVPVLAAVPERLTAVVEQPVEAASSEAEEEVLPKLPYADGVYVGSSRGYGGAVRVQVTMENGSITDVEILDASHETKQFLRRAKRLLTTVVEAQSWEVDAVSEATYTSRGILGAVQNALTGEVVNNPLPPQPEPAAPLVVEEFTAPSTYLDGIYTAEAMGFEGKITVQVTVAEDKITDITLLSAEDEEEYLSRAKQVIPAILEGQSPNVDAVSGATYSSTGILNAVKLALAKAAVAPAEETESEQAASEEAAEEAVPSEAAELEETPVTAPTVEVVQPEEKSAVPAWLKEIWQQLFPADAPAPSEPEPASSEEVLPAPEAVLPPEETETEPETEGAAE, encoded by the coding sequence ATGAACAAAAAACGATGCAAAGCGCTGCTGCCGCTGGTGCAGCTGCTCCCGGCGGTGGCGGCTGCAGCTGCCGTGCTTTTTGCCCTGCCCCGCACCGTGCCGGTGCTGGCTGCCGTACCGGAAAGACTGACGGCTGTGGTGGAGCAGCCGGTGGAAGCCGCTTCCTCCGAAGCGGAGGAAGAAGTACTGCCCAAGCTGCCCTATGCCGACGGCGTTTATGTCGGCTCTTCCCGGGGCTACGGCGGTGCCGTCCGGGTACAGGTCACCATGGAAAACGGCAGCATCACGGATGTCGAGATATTGGACGCTTCCCACGAGACAAAGCAGTTTCTGCGGCGCGCCAAGCGGCTTTTGACCACCGTGGTGGAAGCCCAGAGCTGGGAAGTGGATGCCGTTTCCGAGGCCACCTACACTAGCCGGGGCATTCTGGGTGCGGTGCAGAACGCCCTGACCGGCGAGGTAGTCAACAACCCCCTGCCGCCGCAGCCGGAGCCCGCCGCACCGCTGGTGGTGGAGGAATTCACCGCACCCTCTACCTATCTGGACGGCATCTATACCGCCGAAGCCATGGGCTTTGAGGGCAAGATCACAGTGCAGGTCACGGTGGCAGAGGATAAGATCACCGATATCACCCTTCTGAGCGCCGAGGACGAGGAGGAATATCTCTCCCGGGCAAAACAGGTCATCCCCGCCATTCTGGAAGGGCAGAGTCCCAACGTGGATGCCGTTTCCGGTGCCACCTACTCCTCTACCGGCATCCTGAATGCGGTCAAGCTGGCACTGGCAAAGGCGGCTGTTGCCCCGGCAGAGGAAACCGAATCGGAGCAGGCAGCATCGGAAGAAGCGGCAGAAGAAGCCGTACCGTCCGAAGCGGCAGAACTCGAGGAAACGCCGGTCACTGCGCCCACCGTGGAGGTGGTGCAGCCGGAGGAAAAAAGCGCCGTTCCCGCATGGCTCAAAGAAATATGGCAGCAGCTTTTCCCGGCAGATGCACCGGCACCTTCTGAACCGGAACCGGCATCTTCTGAGGAAGTGCTGCCGGCACCCGAAGCGGTACTGCCGCCGGAAGAAACAGAGACCGAACCTGAAACGGAAGGAGCAGCGGAATGA